TGAAAAAGGAATAGCGATGACTGAGGGTTAAATGAATACATAAACATATACctataaagaaatttatttaatcatGTTTATATAGGTAGTTTTTTGTAAGAGAATAACAAAATAATCTAGACACCACTTAAAAAGCTAGCAATGGAGTGGCTAAATAAAGTGATACTTCAACATGATTGAATCCTATATAgatatttgaaattataaatcCTATGGTTTTAGAAGCATGAAAATGTGCATTAtatgatttaaaaagcaaaattcaaaatAGAGTAAAACTCATGTAGATCAATGACACCTATGTAAAACTGTATACTAATCGACTAAAAGTCAAAGTAGATGAACGGTGATTTAGGGCAGAAGTTGCtatatatttgatgatttttttctctaaagttCGTATGTGTTCATAATATTTCTGAACCTGTATTTGCCTAAAGAGGAACTTCTAAATAACTAAAATCCTAATTCTCACTAAAAACAGCTGTATCCTCAAATACAACAAAAACTTACATTCCTACTGAGCATAAGTAGCAGTGAATGTGCAGAAAGGGGGGAAGGAAGAGGATTTTTGGGGGGAAAGGAGATTTAAGAAAAGTGCTCTGTGTTTACCTGGAAGACAGGTACTACTTGGGATATCCCATGTGGTTCCACTGGATCCTTCAATAAAATGCAGAGGTAGTAAATCACCTTCTGCTGtaagaaaataaaccaaatagCAGAAGTCTAAGTGAAActcattttggtttctttttcaaaGCTCGTTTATAAATGGTTGTTTCTAAGTAGTAGAATACCTGATAGCCTTTAAGTGGGGGAGAAGTTTATTctcattctttaaaagaaaaacaaacaaaaaacacgtgattttttttgtttttgaagctGGGCTAGAGATTAAAGTTGAAGTGCTGATTCCCTATCCATGAAAACCTGCTGTCCCTCTTTAAAACTAAAGTCACTTATCTTTTTGGTGTAAGATTCAGTTTTATGGTTTATAGACAtacaaccaaaaagaaaacaccacATGTACTAGAAGAGAAGGGTCTTCAAGTTGAATTCTGTGACATCAAATACTTTCAAAAGTATTAAGACTCAGTTTAAATCCAGAATCACTCCATGGGCTACCTCCTCTAGAGAGGCCTTTAAGACTTACCAGTAAATACTCACCATGTAAATAGCCTCGTTAATGACAACATCCTTCACCTTGCTCATCTCAATGAAGGTAGTGCTTTCTTTGCCTGAGGCATAGGAAGAAGTCATCTGGATGCCAAGGGAATCAATGATTAACAGAGTCTCCTGATCTATCTTCACAAAATGGAGGTAACCAAGCAGGCCTAAGAGGGTGATGAAGATGGCAGCAGAGAGGATCATGCTGTTCTGAAGAGAGAGCCAGACATAGGCAGTAAGATTACCAAGTGGTCACCTGCATTTTCTGCTGTATTACAAGTCAACTCTAGGGGGGTAAGAAAAGGCTTGGTAGGGGTGAAAGAAAGGCAAAAAGCCTTTGTTCTGCTGTGGGTTGAACAGATGAAAGGAACATGCATAGTAAAAGGAAGAATCACTTTTATTTGGGCTCTGCAGTGCCATGAAATGTATATATTGAAGTAGATCCAGACAACTTTGAACAGGATAGGTCTATGGAGAACCTTCATCAACAAAATGTCCACCATCACATCAATCTCAAAGAGTTTTCCAAAAGTGCAACTTGAGGTCCCAGATCTTTTCCTCTCACACACCTTCATCAGAATATATAGTGCAAAATCAGACTGAATTgtaagtgcttagcacagtgtaGCAGATGTTACTCATCACCTTCTCAACAGCCTAGGAGAACTTGGCATGAGTCATAACTGGTTTAGGACTGGGGGCAAGACAGGACTATGGCTAATGAGATGTGAGGGGAGGTCAGCTCGAGGGGATTCTGGAACatttaatagattttaaaaagagatctaacattgtacactttggataatgacatggtttgtgaatatataatacatatataatgaaattgcattacaatttttaaaaatttaaaattaaaaaaaaaaaagatgtaaggaAGAGAAATTTCCTTCATCATGAAGTTGTAGTGTCTGGAACTACTACAGCCTCTGCCAAACCATGAGGAGAGCTAGGCTGAGAAAAGTAGAGTATCCTGAAAATGAAAGGGCAGTAATTTGAAAAGAACCAGGGTCAACTGAGCTGCTTAGGTAATCAACTTTGGTATCCTCCTATCTCtggacttcttttttttgtaaaataataaaggtCCTCATAATTTAAGactcttttagttgttttgttACTTACAACTGACTATGACTAATGGATGTGACAAGGGCTCAAAATCAGTAGCTATTATTTGTTCCCTTgatcctaaaatatttacaacCTTTCAACATTTCTAAAGTTGAAATGTATTTTTCGGTTGATGTGTTTATGTAgcattgttttatctttttttccaaaaagcaattatttaaaaGGATGAcacatgtgctagtttgaaagtgttgtgcaccccagaaaattcatgtcctttaattctgattcaatattgtagggtggaaatccATTTGCTCAGATTATCTGCACACAGATGTGgcactcccagttgtgggtgtgtccttctgattagattatctctgtgaagatgtggtgtgcccaacTGAGTGAgtccttttggttagatggagatgtgattccacccattcaaggtggatatttgattattttactggagtcctttaaaaggggaagcattttgaagaaacctcagatgcagatgcttggagaacagttgcttcagagctgacagtcatggctgtttggagatgcctgaagTGCTGACAGAGCAGATACTAGAGAcaggcaaagagagagagagacgtcACCAgctgccttcccatgagatgctaagcaagccaaaaacCAAAGTTTTGcttctggaggagctaagtgaaggctgacagatgcttagagaggaaatcactggcatcagaagctagaagaaacagaaccaagagcaaggaccaggagatgccagccacatgccttcccatgtggcagacattggcctttcctgagccaatgtatcttttcctggataccttagacaTTTTtccggccttagaactgtgaacttactaattaataaattccccttttaaaagccattctatttctggtatattgcattctagcagcttgagCAAACGAACACAGTACACAAAACAATCGCCGGTGACATAGAATCAAAGAGATTCAATAATTTGTGACTGTcattccttgagggcaggaagtTCTTAAACTATTCCTTGTAACTTTCTAGTTCTGCACACCTaacacattgttttagtttgttaatactgcTAGAAacgcaaaataccagaaataggttggctcttttttatttttcatggacagacaccaggaaatgaacttgggtctctagcatggcaggctggaatttaaaaatttcttttataaaaggaatttattaagttataagtttatagtcataaagccataaaaatgtccaaattaaggcatccagagacagataccttggctcaaaagAGGTCaatctgggaagacacatggctggcatctgctggtcctttggcctctggtttcaaacagcttccctgggggcattttcttactccatctccaaagatctttgtctgtgtcaactctgaagctttttcaaaaatggtttcctcttaaaggactctagtaagtgacccaccttgaatgggtggagacatatctccacagaaaccacttaacaaaatgtcccacccacagctgggtgggtcac
This genomic stretch from Tamandua tetradactyla isolate mTamTet1 chromosome 12, mTamTet1.pri, whole genome shotgun sequence harbors:
- the PIGH gene encoding phosphatidylinositol N-acetylglucosaminyltransferase subunit H isoform X5, which codes for MAMEDERSFSDICGGRLALQLRYYSPSCREFCLSCPRLSLRSLTAVTCSVWLAAYGLFTLCENSMILSAAIFITLLGLLGYLHFVKIDQETLLIIDSLGIQMTSSYASGKESTTFIEMSKVKDVVINEAIYMKVIYYLCILLKDPVEPHGISQVVPVFQSAKPRLDCLIEVYRSCQEILAHQKSTSTSP
- the PIGH gene encoding phosphatidylinositol N-acetylglucosaminyltransferase subunit H isoform X4 translates to MAMEDERSFSDICGGRLALQLRYYSPSCREFCLSCPRLSLRSLTAVTCSVWLAAYGLFTLCENSMILSAAIFITLLGLLGYLHFVKIDQETLLIIDSLGIQMTSSYASGKESTTFIEMSKVKDVVINEAIYMQKVIYYLCILLKDPVEPHGISQVVPVFQSAKPRLDCLIEVYRSCQEILAHQKSTSTSP